In a single window of the Cygnus olor isolate bCygOlo1 chromosome 5, bCygOlo1.pri.v2, whole genome shotgun sequence genome:
- the PHLDA2 gene encoding pleckstrin homology-like domain family A member 2: MKMQAEVIREGELEKRSDSLFQLWKKKLVVLTKDSLSLFPDGHKRAKGKELGFGSILKVDCVERTGKYIYFTIVTKDRKEIDFRCPDQSCWNASITMALIDFQNKRAIQDFKSRQEMEQAAGTQERRLARAP; this comes from the coding sequence ATGAAGATGCAAGCCGAGGTGATCCGCGAGGGCGAGCTGGAGAAGCGCAGCGACAGCCTTTTTCAGCTGTGGAAGAAGAAGCTGGTGGTGCTCACCAAGGACAGCCTGAGCCTCTTCCCCGACGGGCACAAGCGGGCCAAGGGCAAGGAGCTGGGCTTCGGCTCTATCCTCAAGGTGGACTGCGTGGAGCGTACGGGCAAGTACATCTACTTCACCATCGTCACCAAGGACCGCAAGGAGATTGACTTTCGGTGCCCGGACCAGAGCTGCTGGAACGCCTCCATCACCATGGCCCTCATCGACTTCCAGAACAAGCGGGCCATCCAGGACTTCAAGAGCCGCCAGGAGATGGAGCAGGCGGCGGGCACCCAGGAGCGGCG